In the Mycolicibacterium thermoresistibile genome, one interval contains:
- a CDS encoding arabinosyltransferase domain-containing protein → MSKNVRTTRWVAIITGLLGFLLAVATPLLPVTQTTATLNWPQDGRLANVTAPLISQAPVEMSVTVPCDLIAAMPADGGMVLGTAPKEGKEAALQGLFVNVTDDRVDITDRNVVIASVERDRVTGAAGTPGCSRIEITSSIDGTWATFVGLTGDDGADGEDLRSGFADPNLRPQIVGVFTDLTGPAPPGLSLSATIDTRFTTTPTPLKLAAILLAIASTVLSVLALWQLDRLDGRRMQRWIPERWRTFTLADGTVVSAFVLWHVIGANSSDDGYILGMARVAEHAGYMSNYFRWFGSPEDPFGWYYNLLALMTQVSTASIWIRLPDLVCGLICWLLLSREVLPRLGPAVVASRPALWAAALVLLAAWMPFNNGLRPEGQIATGALITYVLIERAIISGRLTPFALAIVTAAFTLGIQPTGLIAVAALIAGGRPILRIVMRRRRLVGTWPLVAPLLAAGTVVLTVVFADQTLATVLEATRIRTDIGPSQEWYTENLRYYYLILPTVDGSLSRRFGFLITALSLFVSIFIMLRRKRVPGVARGPVWRLIGILFATVFVLMFTPTKWVHHFGLFAAVGAAMAAVATVLVSPAVLRWARNRMAFLAALLFMLALCWATTNGWWYVSSFGVPFNNDMPEIAGIPVSAMFFALFVIAACYAFWLHFAPRDRGENRVVRALTTAPIPVVAGFMVVVFVASMLTGVVRQYPTYSNAWANIRALAGGCALADDVLVEPDPNEGFLTPLDPPAGESWGPLGPLGGVDPVGFTANGVPDRIVAEAIRLNLPRPGTDYDWDAPRRLDTPGVNGSIVRLPYGLDPARVPVAGSYVEGPQQQSRLTSAWYELPARDDAHPLVVVTAAGTITGYSVFNGRTEGQTVQLEWARRGPDGTLVPEGRLEPYDLGPIPSWRNLRFDRAEIPDDAVAIRLVVEDLSLTQGDWVAVTPPRVPELQSVQEYVGSEQPVLMDWAVGLAFPCQQPMLHANGVTEVPKFRITPDYNAKRLDTDTWQDGVNGGLLGISDLLLRAHVMATYLSRDWGRDWGSLRRFETIVDAEPARIDLGSATRSGLWSPGEIRIKP, encoded by the coding sequence ATGAGCAAGAACGTACGGACCACCCGGTGGGTCGCCATCATCACCGGACTCCTCGGATTCCTGCTGGCGGTGGCGACCCCGCTGTTGCCGGTCACCCAGACCACCGCCACCCTGAACTGGCCGCAGGACGGCCGGCTGGCCAACGTCACCGCGCCGCTGATCTCCCAGGCGCCGGTGGAGATGTCGGTGACCGTGCCGTGCGACCTGATCGCCGCGATGCCCGCCGACGGCGGCATGGTGCTGGGCACCGCACCGAAGGAGGGCAAGGAGGCCGCCCTTCAGGGGTTGTTCGTCAACGTCACCGACGACCGGGTCGACATCACCGACCGCAACGTGGTGATCGCCAGCGTGGAGCGGGACCGGGTGACCGGGGCCGCGGGCACGCCGGGGTGCTCGCGGATCGAGATCACCTCGTCGATCGACGGCACCTGGGCCACCTTCGTGGGGTTGACCGGTGACGACGGCGCCGACGGCGAGGATCTGCGCAGCGGATTCGCCGATCCGAACCTGCGGCCCCAGATCGTCGGCGTGTTCACCGATCTGACCGGACCGGCGCCGCCGGGCCTGTCGCTGTCGGCCACCATCGACACCCGGTTCACCACCACGCCGACACCGCTGAAGCTGGCGGCGATCCTGCTGGCCATCGCCTCGACGGTGCTGTCGGTGCTGGCGTTGTGGCAGCTGGACCGGCTCGACGGCCGCCGCATGCAGCGGTGGATCCCGGAGCGGTGGCGGACCTTCACCCTGGCCGACGGCACCGTGGTGTCCGCGTTCGTGCTGTGGCACGTCATCGGCGCCAACTCCTCCGACGACGGCTACATCCTCGGGATGGCCCGGGTCGCCGAACACGCCGGCTACATGTCGAACTACTTCCGCTGGTTCGGCAGCCCCGAGGACCCGTTCGGCTGGTACTACAACCTGCTGGCGTTGATGACGCAGGTCAGCACCGCGAGCATCTGGATACGGCTGCCCGACCTGGTGTGCGGCCTGATCTGCTGGCTGTTGCTGTCCCGGGAGGTGCTGCCCCGGCTCGGCCCGGCGGTGGTGGCCAGCCGTCCGGCACTGTGGGCGGCGGCGCTGGTGCTGCTGGCGGCGTGGATGCCGTTCAACAACGGGCTGCGCCCGGAGGGGCAGATCGCCACCGGCGCGCTGATCACCTACGTGCTGATCGAGCGGGCGATCATCTCCGGACGGCTGACCCCGTTCGCGCTGGCGATCGTCACCGCCGCATTCACCCTGGGCATCCAGCCCACCGGGCTGATCGCGGTGGCCGCGCTGATCGCCGGTGGCCGCCCGATCCTGCGGATTGTGATGCGCCGCCGCCGGCTGGTCGGCACCTGGCCGCTGGTGGCGCCGCTGCTGGCCGCCGGAACGGTCGTGCTCACAGTGGTTTTCGCCGACCAGACCCTGGCGACCGTGCTGGAGGCCACCCGGATCCGCACCGACATCGGCCCGAGCCAGGAGTGGTACACCGAGAACCTGCGCTACTACTACCTGATCCTGCCGACGGTCGACGGGTCGCTGTCGCGGCGGTTCGGATTCCTCATCACCGCGCTGTCGCTGTTCGTGTCGATCTTCATCATGTTGCGGCGCAAGCGGGTTCCCGGGGTGGCCCGCGGCCCGGTGTGGCGGTTGATCGGGATCCTGTTCGCCACCGTGTTCGTGTTGATGTTCACCCCGACCAAGTGGGTGCACCACTTCGGGCTGTTCGCGGCGGTCGGGGCCGCGATGGCGGCGGTGGCCACCGTGCTGGTGTCCCCGGCGGTGCTGCGCTGGGCCCGCAACCGGATGGCGTTTTTGGCCGCGCTGCTGTTCATGCTGGCGCTGTGCTGGGCCACCACCAACGGCTGGTGGTATGTGTCGAGCTTCGGCGTGCCGTTCAACAACGACATGCCGGAGATCGCCGGAATCCCGGTCAGCGCGATGTTCTTCGCGCTGTTCGTCATCGCGGCCTGCTATGCGTTCTGGTTGCACTTCGCGCCCCGCGACCGCGGCGAGAACCGCGTCGTGCGGGCACTGACCACCGCGCCGATCCCGGTGGTCGCAGGCTTCATGGTGGTGGTGTTCGTCGCCTCGATGCTCACCGGCGTGGTGCGCCAGTACCCGACCTACTCCAACGCGTGGGCCAACATCCGTGCGCTCGCCGGCGGCTGCGCGCTGGCCGACGACGTGCTGGTGGAACCGGACCCCAATGAGGGTTTCCTGACCCCGCTCGACCCGCCGGCCGGCGAGTCGTGGGGCCCGCTGGGCCCGCTCGGCGGGGTGGACCCGGTCGGGTTCACCGCCAACGGGGTGCCGGACCGCATCGTGGCCGAGGCGATCCGGCTGAACCTGCCGCGGCCGGGCACCGACTACGACTGGGACGCCCCGCGCCGGCTGGACACCCCGGGGGTCAACGGGTCGATCGTCCGGCTGCCCTACGGCCTGGACCCGGCCCGGGTACCGGTGGCCGGCAGCTATGTGGAAGGCCCGCAGCAGCAGAGCCGGTTGACCTCCGCATGGTACGAACTGCCCGCACGCGATGACGCGCATCCGCTGGTGGTGGTGACCGCCGCCGGAACGATCACCGGCTACAGCGTGTTCAACGGCCGCACCGAGGGTCAGACGGTGCAGCTGGAGTGGGCCCGGCGCGGACCCGACGGCACACTGGTGCCGGAAGGCCGACTGGAACCCTATGACCTGGGGCCGATCCCGTCGTGGCGGAACCTGCGGTTCGACCGCGCCGAGATCCCCGACGACGCTGTCGCGATCCGGCTGGTGGTCGAGGATCTGTCGCTCACCCAGGGGGACTGGGTGGCGGTGACCCCGCCGCGCGTGCCGGAGTTGCAGTCGGTGCAGGAGTACGTCGGCTCCGAACAGCCGGTGCTGATGGACTGGGCGGTCGGGTTGGCGTTCCCGTGCCAGCAGCCGATGCTGCACGCCAACGGCGTCACCGAGGTTCCGAAGTTCCGGATCACCCCGGACTACAACGCCAAACGGCTCGACACCGACACCTGGCAGGACGGCGTCAACGGCGGGCTGCTCGGCATCAGCGACCTGCTGCTGCGCGCCCACGTGATGGCCACCTACCTGTCCCGCGACTGGGGCCGGGACTGGGGTTCGCTGCGCAGGTTCGAGACGATCGTCGACGCCGAACCGGCGCGCATCGACCTCGGCAGCGCCACCCGCAGCGGGCTGTGGTCGCCCGGGGAGATCCGGATCAAGCCCTAG
- a CDS encoding arabinosyltransferase domain-containing protein, whose protein sequence is MGQIRSTPVIAAGSNHRAARLIAIVAGLLGALMALVTPLLPVNQTTAELNWPQDGVLRSVEAPLIGYVGTELTINVPCEVAAGLTGGRTVLLSTVPKQAPKAVDRGLLIERVNDDLLVIVRNTPVVSAPLSQVLSPQCDRLEFTAHADKVTGEFVGLTQGPDSETPGEPLRGERGGYDFRPQIVGVFTDLSGPAPPGLEFSATIDTRYSSSPTLLKLLVMIAGVVLTVIALGALHVLDAADGIRHRRVLPRRWWSLTPLDGVVTAVLVWWHFVGANTADDGYILTMARVSENAGYMANYYRWFGTPESPFGWYYDLLALWSHVSTASVWMRLPTLVMGLVCWWVISREVIPRLGHAVKTNRAAAWTAAAMFLVFWLPLNNGLRPEPIIALGILLTWCSVERGVATSRLLPVAVAIIIGALTLFSGPTGVAAIGALLVAIGPLKTIVAAHVSRFGYLALLAPILAACTVTVILIFRDQTLVGELEASTFKSAVGPSLAWFDEHIRYSRLFTTSPDGSVARRFAVLSLLLALAISVAMSLRKGRIPGTAAGPSRRIIGITVISFLALMLTPTKWTHHFGVFAGLAGSLGALAAVAVTAAAMRSRRNRAVFTAAVLFVTALSFATVNGWWYVSNFGVPWSNQFPSWQFAFTNILLGFSVLALLAAAWFHFSGRDTGAPLARPSLWQRIGQAPLAVAAWALVVFQVVSLTWAMIGQYPAWTVGRSNLQALTGKTCGLATDVLVEPDPNAGMLTPVGASLADALGADGAEGFDPNGIPTDVSPDPVMGRPGADNFADSDTGSGDDTENRAGTEGGTTAAAGVNGSRARLPFHLDPARTPVLGSWRSGTQQLARLRSAWYRLPDGWADRLDTHPLLVVSASGRFDPDEVQLQWTTAADPADAEAEGSVEFGDIGAAPAWRNLRTPLAALPREATHVRLAASDDDLAPQHWIGLTPPRIPELRTLQDVVGSEDPVLLDWLVGLAFPCQRPFDHRHGVIEVPRWRILPDRFGAEANSPVMDYLGGGPLGITELLLRATTVPTYLNHDWNRDWGSLQRLTPYQTDAQPARIDLGSATRSGLWSPAPLRH, encoded by the coding sequence ATGGGCCAGATACGATCAACCCCCGTGATCGCCGCGGGAAGCAACCACCGGGCGGCCCGCCTCATCGCCATCGTCGCTGGTTTGCTCGGCGCGCTGATGGCCTTGGTAACGCCGCTGTTGCCGGTGAATCAGACCACCGCCGAGTTGAACTGGCCGCAGGACGGGGTGCTGCGCAGCGTCGAAGCCCCGTTGATCGGCTACGTCGGCACCGAACTGACCATCAACGTGCCGTGCGAGGTCGCCGCCGGGCTCACCGGCGGCCGCACCGTGCTGCTGTCCACCGTGCCCAAGCAGGCCCCCAAGGCGGTGGACCGCGGCCTGCTGATCGAACGGGTCAACGACGACCTGCTGGTCATCGTCCGCAACACCCCGGTGGTCAGCGCCCCGCTCAGCCAAGTGCTCAGCCCGCAGTGCGACCGGTTGGAGTTCACCGCGCACGCCGACAAGGTCACCGGTGAGTTCGTCGGCCTGACCCAGGGCCCCGACAGCGAGACGCCCGGCGAACCGCTGCGCGGCGAACGGGGCGGCTACGACTTCCGCCCGCAGATCGTCGGGGTGTTCACCGACCTGTCCGGCCCGGCGCCGCCCGGCCTGGAGTTCTCCGCCACCATCGACACCCGGTACAGCAGCAGCCCCACCCTGCTGAAACTGCTGGTGATGATCGCCGGGGTGGTGCTGACGGTGATCGCGCTGGGCGCGCTGCACGTGCTCGACGCCGCCGACGGCATCCGGCACCGCCGGGTGCTGCCGCGCCGGTGGTGGTCGCTGACCCCGCTGGACGGGGTGGTGACCGCCGTGCTGGTGTGGTGGCACTTCGTCGGCGCCAACACCGCCGACGACGGCTACATCCTCACCATGGCGCGGGTGTCGGAGAACGCCGGCTACATGGCCAACTACTACCGCTGGTTCGGCACCCCGGAGTCGCCGTTCGGCTGGTACTACGACCTGTTGGCGCTGTGGTCGCACGTCTCCACCGCCAGCGTGTGGATGCGGCTGCCGACGCTGGTGATGGGCCTGGTGTGCTGGTGGGTGATCAGCCGCGAGGTCATTCCCCGGCTGGGCCACGCCGTCAAGACCAACCGCGCCGCCGCGTGGACCGCCGCGGCGATGTTCCTGGTGTTCTGGCTGCCGCTGAACAACGGGTTGCGCCCGGAACCGATCATCGCCCTGGGCATCCTGCTGACCTGGTGCTCGGTGGAACGCGGGGTGGCCACCAGCCGGCTGCTGCCGGTGGCGGTCGCGATCATCATCGGCGCGCTCACCCTGTTCTCCGGCCCCACCGGGGTGGCCGCCATCGGCGCGCTGCTGGTGGCGATCGGCCCGCTGAAGACCATCGTGGCCGCCCACGTGTCCCGGTTCGGCTATCTGGCGCTGCTGGCGCCGATCCTCGCCGCCTGCACGGTCACCGTCATCCTGATCTTCCGGGACCAGACACTGGTCGGCGAACTCGAGGCCAGCACCTTCAAATCCGCGGTCGGACCCAGCCTGGCCTGGTTCGACGAACACATCCGCTACTCCCGGTTGTTCACCACCAGCCCGGACGGCTCGGTCGCGCGCCGGTTCGCGGTGCTGTCGCTGCTGCTGGCGCTGGCGATCTCGGTGGCGATGTCGCTGCGCAAGGGCCGCATCCCGGGCACCGCGGCCGGTCCGAGCCGCCGCATCATCGGCATCACCGTCATCTCGTTCCTGGCCCTGATGCTCACCCCGACCAAGTGGACCCACCACTTCGGGGTGTTCGCCGGGCTGGCCGGCTCGCTCGGGGCGCTGGCCGCGGTGGCGGTCACGGCGGCGGCCATGCGGTCCCGCCGCAACCGTGCGGTGTTCACCGCCGCGGTGCTGTTCGTCACCGCGCTGAGCTTCGCGACCGTCAACGGGTGGTGGTACGTCTCCAACTTCGGCGTGCCCTGGTCGAACCAGTTCCCGTCGTGGCAGTTCGCCTTCACCAACATCCTGCTCGGCTTCTCGGTGCTGGCGCTGCTGGCCGCGGCGTGGTTCCACTTCTCCGGCCGCGACACCGGCGCACCACTGGCACGGCCCTCCTTGTGGCAGCGGATCGGTCAGGCGCCGCTGGCGGTCGCCGCGTGGGCGCTGGTGGTCTTCCAGGTGGTGTCGCTGACCTGGGCGATGATCGGTCAGTACCCGGCCTGGACGGTGGGCCGGTCCAACCTGCAGGCGCTCACCGGCAAGACCTGCGGCCTGGCCACCGATGTGCTGGTCGAACCCGACCCCAACGCAGGCATGCTCACTCCGGTGGGCGCGTCCCTGGCCGACGCGCTGGGTGCGGACGGCGCGGAGGGCTTCGACCCCAACGGCATCCCCACCGACGTCTCCCCGGACCCGGTGATGGGACGGCCCGGCGCGGACAACTTCGCCGACTCCGACACCGGATCCGGTGACGACACCGAGAACCGGGCGGGCACCGAGGGCGGCACCACCGCCGCCGCCGGTGTCAACGGCTCCCGCGCCCGGCTGCCGTTCCATCTCGACCCGGCCCGCACGCCGGTGCTGGGCAGCTGGCGCAGCGGCACCCAGCAACTGGCCCGGCTGCGGTCGGCGTGGTACCGGCTGCCGGACGGCTGGGCGGACCGGCTGGACACCCACCCGCTGCTGGTGGTGTCGGCGTCCGGACGATTCGATCCCGACGAGGTCCAGCTGCAGTGGACCACCGCCGCCGACCCCGCCGACGCCGAGGCCGAGGGTTCGGTCGAGTTCGGCGATATCGGCGCGGCGCCGGCATGGCGCAACCTGCGCACCCCGCTGGCCGCGCTGCCACGGGAGGCCACCCACGTCCGGCTGGCGGCCTCCGACGACGATCTGGCCCCGCAGCACTGGATCGGGCTGACCCCGCCGCGCATCCCCGAGCTGCGCACCCTGCAGGACGTCGTCGGATCCGAGGACCCGGTGCTGCTGGACTGGCTGGTCGGTCTGGCGTTCCCGTGTCAGCGCCCGTTCGACCACCGCCACGGGGTGATCGAGGTGCCCAGGTGGCGCATCCTGCCGGACCGGTTCGGCGCGGAGGCCAACTCGCCGGTGATGGACTACCTCGGCGGCGGGCCGCTGGGCATCACCGAGCTGCTGTTGCGCGCCACCACCGTGCCGACGTACCTCAACCACGACTGGAACCGGGACTGGGGCTCGCTGCAACGGCTCACCCCGTACCAAACCGACGCCCAACCTGCGCGAATCGACCTCGGTTCGGCAACGCGTAGCGGCCTGTGGAGCCCGGCACCGCTTCGTCATTGA
- a CDS encoding serine/threonine-protein kinase, protein MPLADGQQFAEYTILRRLGAGGMGEVYLARHPRLPRNDALKVLSAEVSADDEYRRRFEQEADIAATLWHPHIVAVHDRGEYDGQLWIAMDHVDGTDVGRLLGEQYPNGMPPDAVIRIITAVADALDHAHSRNLLHRDVKPANILLAAGDGEQGAERVLLADFGIARWIDRSSGLTETDMTVGTVAYAAPEQLRAADIDGRADQYALAATAFQLMTGAPPFQHSNPAVVISQHLTAEPPPIGDRRPELADLDPVFAKALAKDPTDRYDRCIDFARALEHRYGSVDRVGAEDPTRLALPAAGKGRRGRRPVIAAAAGLLVIAGAAGTFLVLRGDGHEPDSDRPAPASPPPAAPGEPALPVVVVGADCATLGAAGITEDGTQAYCAHLPSVDADIWSLYPGRISHPTVTRDPGAQPLPADEEAPVLVCVEQTGQSQMECHEDIQDANESGQTPAA, encoded by the coding sequence ATGCCGCTCGCCGACGGCCAACAGTTCGCCGAGTACACGATCCTGCGGCGATTGGGTGCCGGAGGTATGGGCGAGGTGTATCTGGCCCGGCATCCGCGGCTGCCCCGCAACGATGCGCTGAAGGTGCTGTCGGCCGAGGTCAGCGCGGACGACGAGTACCGGCGCCGGTTCGAGCAGGAAGCCGACATCGCGGCCACGCTGTGGCATCCGCACATCGTCGCGGTGCACGACCGCGGTGAATACGACGGTCAGCTGTGGATCGCGATGGACCATGTGGACGGCACCGATGTCGGCCGGCTGCTCGGCGAACAGTATCCGAACGGGATGCCACCCGATGCGGTGATCCGCATCATCACCGCCGTCGCCGACGCCCTGGACCATGCGCATTCCCGCAATCTGCTGCACCGCGACGTGAAACCGGCGAACATCCTGCTCGCCGCCGGAGACGGGGAGCAGGGCGCCGAGCGGGTGCTGTTGGCCGATTTCGGCATCGCCCGCTGGATCGACCGGAGCAGCGGGCTGACCGAGACGGACATGACCGTCGGGACGGTGGCCTACGCCGCGCCGGAGCAGTTGCGGGCTGCGGACATCGACGGGCGTGCCGACCAATATGCCCTGGCGGCCACCGCTTTTCAGCTGATGACCGGTGCACCGCCGTTTCAGCACAGCAATCCGGCGGTGGTCATCAGCCAGCATCTGACGGCCGAACCGCCGCCGATCGGCGACCGCCGGCCCGAACTGGCCGACCTGGATCCGGTGTTCGCCAAGGCGCTGGCGAAGGATCCGACCGACCGCTATGACCGCTGCATCGACTTCGCCCGCGCTCTGGAACACCGGTACGGCAGCGTCGACCGGGTCGGTGCCGAGGACCCCACCCGGTTGGCGCTACCGGCCGCCGGCAAGGGCCGCCGCGGGCGCAGGCCCGTCATCGCCGCGGCCGCGGGGCTGCTGGTGATCGCCGGGGCGGCCGGGACCTTCCTGGTGCTGCGCGGCGACGGCCACGAACCTGACAGCGACCGGCCCGCCCCCGCCTCACCACCGCCGGCGGCCCCCGGTGAGCCTGCGTTGCCGGTGGTGGTGGTCGGTGCGGACTGCGCCACTCTGGGCGCGGCCGGGATCACCGAGGACGGCACGCAGGCGTACTGTGCGCACCTACCGTCGGTCGACGCCGACATCTGGTCGCTGTATCCGGGCCGGATCTCGCATCCCACCGTCACCCGCGATCCGGGTGCACAGCCGTTGCCGGCCGATGAGGAGGCGCCGGTGCTGGTGTGCGTGGAGCAGACCGGACAGTCGCAGATGGAGTGCCACGAGGACATCCAGGACGCCAACGAATCCGGCCAGACCCCTGCCGCCTAG
- a CDS encoding arabinosyltransferase domain-containing protein, which produces MPSSLVSRDGAERARRGFGVARLIAALAGIAGVLLCGLVPLLPVQQTTATILWPQGTDADGRVTDITAPLVSGAPQALDVSIPCPAVATLPEDGDVVLSTVPAGGIDAGRNGLFVRANDEIVVVAFRDSVAAVAPRAAVDAGECSVLHIWANPASVGADFVGIPGAAGTVGVEKKPQVAGVFTNLEASPQDGLAVRVDVDTRFITAPTVFKLAAMLLGVACVLASILALARLDRAAAHRVRGLRRIGRANPFTWFVDVAVIGTLALWHFIGPLTTDDGYNTTIARIAGEAGYTVNYYRYFGAAEAPFDWYQSVLAHLAAISTSGVWLRVPATLAAIGTWLVISRWMLPRLGRRLAANRVTVATGAAVFLAAWLPFNNGLRPEPLIAFAVVTAWVLVEKAIGTRRLWPAAAAVVVAVFSVTLAPQGLIALAPLLVGARPIARIIGARRRTDGLLAPLAALAAAAALIFVVVFRDQTLAAVAESVRIKYSVGPTIPWYQEFLRYYFLTVEDSVDGSLTRRFSVLVLLLCLFGVLTVLLRRGRPPGVAYGPVWRLIGVTAVGLLLLTFTPTKWAIQFGAFAGLTGALGAVTAFAFARVGLHSRRNLALYVTALLFVLAWATSGINGWFYVGNYGVPWYDKQPVIFGYPVTTIFLVLAIATGLLAGWLHFRMDYAGHTEVADTPRNRVLASTPLLVVAVIMVVLQVGSMVKGATQRYPVYTIAKANVAALTRDSCAMADDVLVEADTNAGMLQPVPGQPFGEYGPLGGADPIGFHPNGISDTLEPPEPVVANPGMVNSDGDPSKPNVGIGWAAGTGGGYGPEGINGSRVFLPFGLDPARTPVMGSYGENSVAAKATSVWYALPDDWPATIAERPLVTVAAAGAIWSYDEEGEFNYGQSLKLQWGVRLPDGGFQPLDEVQPIDVGAPQTAWRNLRFPLSWAPPEADVVRIVADDPNLSDDQWFGFTPPRVPILQTAQDFLGSDTPVLMDIATAAHFPCQRPFAHHLGVAELPEYRILPNHKQVVASSNMWQSAEDGGPFLFIQALLRTATIPTYLRDDWYRDWGSIESYHRVVPASEAPTAIIDEGSMRVFGWTRQGPIRALP; this is translated from the coding sequence ATACCATCGAGCCTCGTGTCGCGCGATGGTGCTGAACGGGCCCGGCGCGGTTTCGGTGTCGCCAGGCTGATTGCAGCCCTCGCCGGGATCGCCGGTGTACTGCTGTGTGGATTGGTGCCGCTGCTTCCGGTGCAGCAGACCACTGCGACGATCCTGTGGCCGCAGGGCACCGATGCCGACGGCCGGGTCACCGACATCACCGCCCCGCTGGTGTCCGGCGCTCCGCAGGCACTGGACGTGTCGATCCCGTGCCCGGCCGTCGCGACCCTGCCCGAAGACGGCGATGTGGTGCTGTCGACCGTGCCGGCCGGCGGAATCGACGCCGGACGCAACGGGCTGTTCGTCCGCGCCAACGACGAGATCGTCGTCGTCGCGTTCCGCGACTCGGTGGCCGCGGTGGCGCCGCGGGCCGCGGTGGACGCCGGCGAGTGCAGCGTGCTGCACATCTGGGCGAACCCGGCCAGCGTGGGCGCCGACTTCGTCGGGATCCCGGGCGCGGCCGGCACCGTCGGCGTGGAGAAGAAGCCGCAGGTCGCCGGGGTGTTCACCAACCTGGAGGCGTCCCCGCAGGACGGCCTGGCCGTGCGCGTCGACGTCGACACCCGGTTCATCACCGCCCCGACGGTGTTCAAGCTCGCCGCCATGCTGCTCGGCGTGGCCTGCGTGCTGGCCTCGATCCTGGCGCTGGCGCGGCTGGACCGCGCCGCCGCCCACCGGGTGCGCGGCCTGCGCCGGATCGGGCGCGCGAATCCGTTCACCTGGTTCGTCGACGTCGCGGTGATCGGCACGCTGGCGCTGTGGCATTTCATCGGCCCGCTGACCACCGATGACGGCTACAACACCACGATCGCCCGGATCGCCGGTGAGGCCGGCTACACGGTCAACTACTACCGCTACTTCGGCGCCGCCGAGGCCCCGTTCGACTGGTATCAGTCGGTGCTGGCGCACCTCGCCGCGATCAGCACCTCCGGGGTGTGGCTGCGGGTGCCCGCCACCCTCGCCGCGATCGGCACCTGGCTGGTGATCAGCCGGTGGATGCTGCCCCGGCTGGGTCGGCGGTTGGCCGCCAACCGGGTCACCGTGGCCACCGGCGCGGCGGTGTTCCTGGCGGCGTGGCTGCCGTTCAACAACGGGCTGCGGCCCGAACCGCTGATCGCCTTCGCGGTGGTGACCGCGTGGGTGCTGGTGGAGAAGGCGATCGGCACCCGGAGGTTGTGGCCGGCCGCGGCGGCCGTCGTCGTCGCGGTGTTCTCGGTGACCCTGGCCCCGCAGGGGCTGATCGCGCTGGCTCCGCTGCTGGTCGGCGCCCGCCCCATCGCCCGCATCATCGGCGCCCGCCGCCGCACCGACGGCCTGCTCGCCCCGCTGGCCGCGCTCGCCGCGGCCGCCGCACTGATCTTCGTGGTGGTGTTCCGCGATCAGACGCTGGCCGCCGTCGCCGAATCGGTACGGATCAAGTACTCGGTCGGCCCGACCATCCCGTGGTATCAGGAGTTCCTGCGCTACTACTTCCTGACCGTCGAGGACAGCGTCGACGGATCTCTGACCCGCCGCTTCTCGGTGCTGGTGCTGCTGCTGTGCCTGTTCGGTGTGTTGACGGTGCTGCTGCGGCGCGGCCGTCCACCGGGGGTGGCCTACGGCCCGGTGTGGCGGCTGATCGGGGTCACCGCGGTCGGGCTGCTGCTGCTGACCTTCACCCCCACCAAGTGGGCCATCCAGTTCGGCGCGTTCGCGGGGCTGACCGGCGCGCTGGGCGCGGTCACCGCGTTCGCCTTCGCCCGGGTCGGGCTGCACAGTCGCCGCAACCTCGCGCTGTACGTCACCGCGCTGCTGTTCGTGCTGGCCTGGGCGACCTCCGGGATCAACGGCTGGTTCTACGTCGGCAACTACGGTGTGCCGTGGTACGACAAGCAGCCGGTGATCTTCGGCTACCCGGTCACCACGATCTTCCTGGTGCTGGCCATCGCGACCGGTCTGCTGGCCGGCTGGCTGCACTTCCGGATGGACTACGCCGGGCACACCGAGGTCGCCGACACCCCGCGCAACCGGGTGCTGGCCTCCACCCCGCTGCTGGTGGTGGCGGTCATCATGGTGGTGTTGCAGGTCGGCTCCATGGTCAAGGGCGCGACCCAGCGCTACCCCGTGTACACGATCGCCAAGGCCAACGTCGCCGCGCTCACCCGGGACAGCTGCGCGATGGCCGACGATGTGCTGGTCGAGGCCGACACCAACGCCGGGATGCTGCAACCGGTTCCGGGCCAGCCGTTCGGCGAGTACGGTCCGCTCGGCGGCGCCGACCCGATCGGCTTCCACCCCAACGGGATCAGCGACACCCTCGAACCGCCCGAACCGGTCGTCGCCAACCCGGGCATGGTCAACTCCGACGGTGATCCGTCCAAACCCAATGTGGGCATCGGCTGGGCCGCCGGCACCGGCGGCGGCTACGGCCCGGAGGGGATCAACGGCTCCCGGGTGTTCCTGCCGTTCGGGCTGGATCCCGCCCGCACCCCGGTGATGGGCAGCTACGGCGAGAACTCGGTGGCCGCCAAGGCCACCTCGGTCTGGTACGCCCTGCCCGACGACTGGCCGGCCACCATCGCCGAACGGCCCCTGGTCACCGTCGCGGCGGCCGGCGCGATCTGGTCCTACGACGAAGAGGGCGAGTTCAACTACGGACAGTCGCTGAAACTGCAATGGGGCGTGCGCCTTCCGGACGGCGGCTTCCAGCCGCTCGACGAGGTGCAGCCGATCGACGTCGGGGCGCCCCAGACCGCCTGGCGCAACCTGCGTTTCCCGCTGAGCTGGGCGCCGCCGGAGGCCGACGTGGTGCGCATCGTCGCCGACGACCCCAACCTCAGCGACGACCAGTGGTTCGGCTTCACCCCGCCGCGGGTGCCGATCCTGCAGACCGCCCAGGACTTCCTCGGGTCGGACACCCCGGTGCTGATGGACATCGCCACGGCCGCGCACTTCCCCTGCCAGCGCCCGTTCGCCCACCATCTCGGCGTCGCCGAACTGCCCGAGTACCGCATCCTGCCGAACCACAAACAGGTGGTGGCGTCGTCGAACATGTGGCAGTCGGCCGAGGACGGCGGCCCGTTCCTGTTCATCCAGGCGCTGCTGCGCACCGCGACGATCCCGACCTATCTGCGCGACGACTGGTACCGCGACTGGGGGTCGATCGAGAGCTACCACCGGGTGGTCCCCGCATCCGAAGCGCCGACCGCCATCATCGACGAGGGTTCGATGCGGGTGTTCGGCTGGACCCGGCAAGGACCGATTAGGGCCCTCCCATGA